In a genomic window of Bombina bombina isolate aBomBom1 chromosome 10, aBomBom1.pri, whole genome shotgun sequence:
- the LOC128641209 gene encoding COP9 signalosome complex subunit 9 → MKPAVDEMFPEGAGPYVDLDEAGGSTGLLMDLAANEKAVHADFFNDFEDMFDDDDIQ, encoded by the coding sequence ATGAAGCCTGCGGTGGATGAGATGTTCCCTGAGGGGGCCGGACCCTATGTGGATCTGGATGAGGCTGGAGGAAGCACAGGGCTTCTGATGGATTTGGCAGCAAACGAAAAGGCAGTTCATGCAGACTTTTTCAATGATTTTGAAGATATGTTTGATGATGATGACATCCAGTGA